A region from the Arthrobacter gengyunqii genome encodes:
- a CDS encoding tRNA (adenine-N1)-methyltransferase, protein MNSDTPGQTAATAPHGAEHRRGPLRPGERVQLTDEKGRHSTITLTEGGAFHTHRGFLPHDTIIGMPEGTIVTNTTGQQYQVLRPLLSDFVLSMPRGAAVVYPKDAGQIVTMADIYPGARVVEAGVGSGALSISLLRAVGDSGSLHSFERRAEFADIARGNVETFFGGPHPAWNITLGDFQEEVVRTEEPGSVDRVVLDMLAPWECTDAVATVLAPGGVWISYVATVTQLSRTAEAIRADGRFTEPDGWESMVRGWHLEGLAVRPDHRMVAHTGFLLTARRLAEGATGLVAKRRASKTNFSEEDMNAWTPAAVGEREVSAHKLRRAARDASSKVQRGALENAEKYNADQDVTPETP, encoded by the coding sequence ATGAACTCGGACACCCCGGGCCAGACAGCCGCTACAGCTCCCCACGGCGCCGAACACCGCCGGGGACCGCTGCGTCCGGGAGAGCGCGTCCAGCTCACCGACGAAAAGGGCCGGCACAGCACCATCACCCTGACCGAGGGGGGCGCCTTCCACACCCACCGCGGATTCCTGCCCCATGACACGATTATCGGCATGCCCGAGGGCACGATCGTCACCAACACCACGGGCCAGCAGTATCAGGTGCTCCGTCCCCTGCTGTCCGATTTTGTGCTCTCCATGCCCCGCGGTGCCGCCGTCGTATATCCGAAGGACGCCGGCCAGATTGTCACCATGGCGGACATTTATCCCGGTGCCCGCGTGGTGGAAGCCGGCGTCGGCTCCGGGGCCCTGAGCATCTCGCTGCTGCGTGCCGTGGGTGACTCCGGCTCCCTGCATTCCTTTGAGCGGCGTGCAGAGTTCGCGGACATCGCCCGGGGCAACGTGGAAACCTTCTTCGGCGGACCGCACCCCGCCTGGAACATCACCCTGGGTGACTTCCAGGAAGAGGTTGTCCGCACGGAAGAGCCCGGCAGTGTGGACCGCGTGGTCCTGGACATGCTGGCACCGTGGGAGTGCACCGACGCCGTTGCCACCGTCCTGGCGCCCGGAGGCGTGTGGATCTCCTACGTTGCCACCGTCACCCAGCTGTCCCGGACCGCAGAGGCCATCCGCGCCGACGGCCGGTTCACCGAGCCGGACGGCTGGGAATCCATGGTCCGTGGCTGGCACCTCGAAGGTTTGGCAGTGCGGCCGGACCACCGCATGGTGGCCCACACCGGTTTCCTCCTGACCGCCCGCCGCCTCGCCGAAGGCGCCACCGGGCTGGTGGCCAAGCGCCGCGCGTCGAAGACCAACTTCAGCGAAGAGGACATGAACGCGTGGACTCCGGCAGCCGTGGGGGAGCGGGAAGTCTCGGCGCACAAGCTGCGCCGTGCGGCCCGTGATGCCAGTTCCAAGGTGCAGCGCGGGGCGCTGGAAAACGCCGAAAAGTATAACGCGGATCAGGACGTTACGCCCGAAACGCCGTAG
- a CDS encoding site-2 protease family protein yields the protein MSTTPGAGTPAPARNGIPLGRIAGVPIYLAYSWFIIAAFIVVFFGPLVRRSFPDLGAWAYAVALGYALLLLVSVLVHELAHAVTARGYRWPTAKIVLTLWGGHTQFGNVQSTPGRSLLVALAGPAANFVLAGAGWLLLLAVPLNPVATLLAEIFVWANLLVAIFNVLPGLPLDGGRIVESAVWKATGSQDKGTVAAGYAGRIIAVLLAAAVLVPPYLRGQSPDLQVVLLTALISSFLWMGAGASIQNARVRLRLPHVSAGALMSPAHSLRAGSPVSHARELLAAQPETALVITAPTGQPWAIADRGAVALVPDNLAESTPVDAAARPLAPGAYVPVAAAGSELVEYLAKLQGSEYAVIDRDGAVVGLLTQAVVLDAISPKSARRKRPPASPR from the coding sequence TTGAGCACTACCCCCGGAGCCGGCACGCCGGCACCCGCACGGAACGGGATACCGCTGGGGCGCATAGCCGGGGTGCCGATCTACCTGGCCTACTCGTGGTTCATCATCGCCGCTTTCATCGTGGTGTTTTTCGGTCCCCTGGTCCGGCGGAGTTTTCCGGATCTCGGGGCATGGGCCTACGCCGTCGCACTGGGCTACGCGCTGCTGCTCCTGGTCTCCGTCCTGGTCCATGAACTGGCCCACGCAGTTACCGCCAGGGGCTACCGCTGGCCGACAGCGAAGATCGTGCTGACCCTCTGGGGCGGGCACACCCAGTTCGGCAACGTCCAGTCAACACCCGGACGCTCCCTGTTGGTGGCCCTGGCCGGCCCGGCCGCCAACTTTGTGCTGGCCGGCGCAGGCTGGCTCCTCCTGCTGGCAGTGCCGCTGAACCCGGTGGCAACCCTGCTGGCAGAGATTTTCGTGTGGGCCAACCTGCTGGTGGCGATCTTCAACGTCCTGCCCGGCCTTCCGCTGGACGGCGGCCGGATTGTGGAATCCGCAGTGTGGAAGGCCACCGGTTCCCAGGACAAAGGAACCGTTGCCGCCGGTTACGCCGGACGCATCATTGCCGTGCTGCTGGCCGCCGCCGTCCTGGTGCCGCCCTACCTGCGAGGCCAATCACCTGACCTGCAGGTTGTCCTGCTGACCGCACTCATCTCGTCTTTCCTCTGGATGGGGGCCGGGGCCAGCATCCAGAATGCCCGCGTGCGGCTGCGGCTTCCCCACGTCAGCGCCGGCGCCCTGATGAGTCCGGCCCACTCCCTCCGCGCCGGCTCCCCGGTGTCCCATGCACGGGAACTGCTGGCAGCCCAGCCGGAAACGGCACTGGTCATCACGGCCCCGACAGGACAGCCCTGGGCCATCGCCGACCGCGGCGCGGTCGCCCTGGTGCCGGACAATCTGGCGGAATCCACGCCGGTGGACGCCGCGGCCAGGCCGCTGGCTCCGGGCGCCTATGTTCCCGTGGCAGCCGCCGGTTCAGAACTGGTGGAGTACCTCGCTAAACTTCAAGGCAGCGAATACGCCGTGATTGACCGGGACGGTGCCGTGGTGGGGCTCCTGACCCAGGCGGTTGTCCTGGACGCCATATCGCCCAAGTCCGCACGGCGGAAGCGCCCGCCCGCCTCCCCGCGGTAA
- a CDS encoding HAD family hydrolase, with protein sequence MSSSVPNALQTDPRPGPLQAVLWDMDGTIVDTEPYWIQAEKDLVAAYGGSWTDSDAEAMVGQALTYSAGLLQNAGVPLTIREIIDRLISQVTANVRTQIPWRPGARELLAELRETGIPCVMVTMSEPVLANEIRRQLPAGTFEFLVTGDMVQQGKPHPEPYELAFDRLSSLIPGLVKDRVVAIEDSLPGVTSAGAAGLVTLGVPHFLPLPPDEGRHEWETLAGRNAADLASLVTSAPAEATR encoded by the coding sequence ATGTCTTCTTCTGTTCCGAATGCCCTGCAAACCGATCCCCGGCCCGGCCCGCTCCAAGCGGTGCTTTGGGATATGGACGGCACGATCGTGGACACGGAGCCATACTGGATCCAGGCGGAGAAGGACCTCGTGGCCGCGTATGGCGGCTCGTGGACGGATTCCGATGCCGAGGCCATGGTCGGCCAGGCATTGACGTACAGCGCCGGACTGCTGCAGAACGCGGGCGTTCCCCTCACCATCCGTGAAATCATCGACCGCCTAATTTCCCAGGTGACGGCTAATGTGCGCACTCAGATTCCCTGGCGTCCGGGTGCCCGGGAATTGCTGGCAGAACTTCGCGAGACCGGTATTCCATGCGTCATGGTGACCATGTCAGAGCCCGTGCTGGCCAACGAGATCCGCCGCCAGCTGCCGGCCGGGACCTTCGAGTTCCTGGTCACCGGAGACATGGTCCAGCAGGGAAAGCCTCATCCGGAGCCCTATGAACTGGCCTTTGACCGCCTTTCGTCGCTGATCCCGGGTCTGGTGAAGGACCGTGTAGTTGCGATCGAGGACTCCCTTCCGGGAGTCACCTCCGCCGGCGCGGCAGGCCTGGTAACGCTCGGAGTGCCGCATTTTCTTCCGCTTCCCCCCGACGAGGGCCGGCACGAATGGGAAACCCTGGCCGGCAGGAATGCAGCGGACCTGGCCTCCCTGGTGACTTCGGCGCCGGCGGAGGCAACGCGTTGA
- a CDS encoding PAC2 family protein, with translation MSDTEETPPVGLQDFFGGSQERTTVMLAAFEGWNDAGEAASDAVKFLSMFWHSEKIASLNADEYYDFQFTRPVIERLTSGGKRIKWPSTRISKSEVPNSNLDVIFVSGVEPSYKWRAYTAELIALAKELDVDCIVLAGALLADVPHTRPIPVTATCEDSDLREELKVDSSHYEGPIGIVGVLAEMAALADIPTVSLWAAVPHYVGHSPSPKAQLSLLHRIEELLQAPLDTALLTDEADAWERGVDELATEDPEIAAYVRQLEEAKDTAELPEASGESIAREFERYLKRRRRD, from the coding sequence GTGAGCGATACCGAAGAAACCCCGCCTGTGGGCCTCCAGGACTTTTTTGGCGGCTCCCAAGAGCGAACCACTGTCATGCTGGCGGCCTTTGAAGGCTGGAACGACGCCGGTGAAGCTGCCAGCGACGCCGTGAAGTTCCTGAGCATGTTCTGGCACAGCGAGAAGATTGCCAGCCTGAACGCCGATGAATACTACGACTTCCAGTTCACCCGTCCGGTGATCGAGCGGCTGACGTCAGGTGGAAAACGCATCAAATGGCCCAGCACCCGCATCTCCAAATCCGAGGTTCCGAACAGCAACCTGGACGTCATCTTCGTCTCCGGGGTTGAACCGTCCTACAAATGGAGGGCTTACACGGCCGAGCTGATCGCCCTGGCGAAGGAACTGGATGTGGACTGCATTGTGCTGGCCGGCGCCCTGCTGGCCGACGTGCCGCACACCCGTCCCATCCCGGTCACGGCAACCTGTGAAGACAGTGACCTGCGGGAGGAGCTCAAAGTGGATTCTTCCCACTATGAAGGCCCGATCGGGATCGTCGGTGTGCTGGCGGAGATGGCCGCCCTGGCCGACATCCCCACTGTCTCCCTGTGGGCCGCTGTGCCGCACTACGTGGGACACTCCCCCTCCCCCAAGGCGCAGTTGTCATTGCTGCACCGGATCGAGGAACTGCTCCAGGCGCCCTTGGACACGGCACTGCTCACTGATGAAGCCGATGCCTGGGAGCGGGGTGTGGACGAACTGGCCACGGAAGACCCGGAAATCGCCGCCTATGTGCGCCAGCTCGAAGAGGCCAAGGACACGGCAGAGCTTCCCGAAGCCAGCGGCGAGTCGATTGCCCGCGAGTTTGAGCGCTATCTCAAACGCCGCCGGCGTGACTAG
- the mshC gene encoding cysteine--1-D-myo-inosityl 2-amino-2-deoxy-alpha-D-glucopyranoside ligase: MIAWKSSPLPSLPGNSPDLVLHDTALGRTVPVRTQGEASLYVCGITPYDATHMGHASTYVAFDLLNRQWRDAGNAVRYVQNVTDIDDPLLERANARGLDWRELALEQTQLFRDDMEALNVLAPDHYIGAVESIEWIVPVVEDLLRRGIAYRVPGEGTDPDGDVYFSVNAASDLDPEDPDAWRLGTVSGLSPDQMLPVFAERGGDPLRAGKRNALDPLLWRVKRAGEPFWDGASLGEGRPGWHIECSVIAQRFLPAPFTVQAGGSDLVFPHHEMSAGHAYACGGSPLARHYAHAGMVGLDGEKMSKSLGNLVLVSQLRSQGTDPAAIRAVLLSHHYRTDWFWTDEQLTNAEQRLARWRRALPLTSRTRAEAMLASVRAALANDLDAPAALAAVDAWAVSVGEESDSAGVAAAEGPDADGADLAASTVEALLGIRL; the protein is encoded by the coding sequence GTGATTGCCTGGAAAAGCTCCCCCCTGCCCTCCCTGCCCGGAAACTCACCGGACCTGGTTCTCCATGACACCGCCCTTGGTCGAACAGTCCCTGTCCGCACCCAGGGCGAGGCAAGCCTCTACGTCTGCGGCATCACGCCCTATGACGCCACGCATATGGGACACGCCTCAACGTACGTGGCCTTCGACCTGCTGAACCGGCAGTGGCGGGACGCAGGCAACGCGGTCCGCTACGTGCAGAACGTCACGGACATTGATGATCCGCTGCTGGAACGCGCCAATGCCAGGGGCCTGGACTGGCGGGAGCTGGCCCTGGAGCAGACCCAGCTCTTCCGCGACGACATGGAAGCCCTGAACGTCCTTGCTCCCGATCACTACATCGGCGCCGTGGAGTCCATCGAATGGATCGTTCCCGTGGTAGAGGACCTCCTGCGCCGCGGGATCGCCTACCGGGTTCCCGGGGAGGGAACCGACCCCGACGGCGACGTCTACTTTTCCGTCAACGCGGCCTCGGACCTCGATCCTGAGGATCCCGACGCCTGGCGGCTCGGCACCGTCTCCGGACTCTCCCCGGACCAGATGCTGCCGGTCTTCGCCGAACGCGGCGGAGATCCCCTGCGCGCCGGTAAGCGCAATGCGCTGGATCCGCTGCTGTGGCGCGTCAAGCGAGCCGGCGAGCCCTTCTGGGACGGCGCCTCGCTGGGCGAGGGCCGTCCGGGCTGGCACATTGAATGTTCAGTCATTGCCCAGCGCTTCCTGCCGGCCCCGTTCACGGTGCAGGCCGGAGGTTCGGACCTGGTCTTCCCGCACCATGAAATGAGTGCCGGCCACGCCTACGCGTGCGGCGGCAGTCCGCTTGCACGGCACTATGCCCATGCCGGAATGGTTGGCCTGGACGGCGAAAAGATGAGCAAGTCCCTGGGCAACCTCGTTCTGGTTTCCCAGCTGCGCAGCCAGGGCACCGACCCGGCTGCCATCCGCGCCGTGCTGCTCAGCCACCACTACCGCACCGATTGGTTCTGGACCGATGAGCAGCTGACCAATGCCGAGCAGCGCCTCGCGCGCTGGCGGCGTGCGCTGCCGCTGACCAGCCGGACCCGGGCAGAGGCAATGCTCGCAAGCGTGCGGGCGGCCCTGGCCAACGATCTCGATGCTCCTGCAGCCCTGGCCGCAGTCGATGCGTGGGCCGTTTCGGTGGGAGAAGAGTCTGACAGTGCAGGGGTGGCCGCTGCTGAAGGACCGGATGCCGACGGCGCGGACCTGGCCGCTTCCACGGTGGAAGCGCTGCTGGGGATTCGGCTCTAA
- a CDS encoding undecaprenyl-diphosphate phosphatase: protein MNWFEALFLGLIQGLTEFLPISSSAHLRIVGELLPGAQDPGAAFTAITQLGTETAVAVYFWKDIVRIVKSWFGSLSGRVPRNDPDARMGWLIIIGTLPIVILGLLFQDQIESTFRSLWIVATMLIVFGIILAIADAVGKQQRSLDRLTYKHGILYGLAQAMALIPGVSRSGGTITAGLFMGYTREAAARYAFLLAIPAVFGSGLFQLVKSLDEPMVYGGWETAGATLVAFVVGFIIIGWFLRYVSSRSYSLFVWYRILLGVVIYILLGLGVLTA from the coding sequence GTGAATTGGTTTGAAGCACTCTTCCTCGGTCTCATTCAGGGTCTTACTGAATTCCTTCCCATCTCCTCCAGCGCACATCTGCGGATAGTGGGTGAGCTGCTGCCCGGTGCCCAGGACCCCGGAGCAGCCTTCACCGCCATTACGCAGCTCGGCACGGAGACGGCTGTGGCGGTCTATTTCTGGAAAGACATCGTTCGGATCGTCAAGTCCTGGTTTGGCTCGCTGAGCGGCCGCGTCCCGCGCAACGATCCCGATGCCCGCATGGGCTGGCTGATCATCATCGGAACGCTGCCGATCGTTATCCTGGGCCTGCTGTTCCAGGACCAGATTGAAAGCACCTTCCGCAGCCTGTGGATCGTTGCCACCATGCTGATCGTCTTCGGCATTATCCTCGCCATTGCGGACGCCGTCGGCAAACAGCAGCGCAGCTTGGACCGGCTCACTTACAAGCACGGCATCCTGTACGGCCTCGCCCAGGCCATGGCACTGATTCCGGGGGTCAGCCGCTCCGGTGGAACCATCACGGCGGGCCTGTTCATGGGCTACACCCGCGAGGCCGCCGCCCGGTACGCCTTCCTGCTGGCGATTCCGGCAGTCTTCGGCAGCGGGCTTTTCCAGCTGGTCAAGTCGCTGGACGAGCCGATGGTCTACGGCGGTTGGGAAACCGCCGGCGCCACCCTCGTTGCGTTTGTTGTGGGATTCATCATCATTGGCTGGTTCCTGCGCTACGTTTCCAGCCGCAGCTACAGCCTCTTTGTCTGGTACCGGATCCTCCTCGGCGTGGTCATTTACATCCTGCTGGGCCTGGGTGTGCTGACGGCGTAG
- a CDS encoding DUF5703 family protein has translation MREQILRPGVRRPDENIRDYEYLVVSVNPGDSLSEARRLITEHAEYGKWELQRSCIYRGGARRFWLRRRIMRVRRTA, from the coding sequence ATGCGAGAACAAATTCTTAGGCCCGGCGTGCGCCGGCCAGACGAAAACATCCGGGACTACGAGTACCTCGTGGTGTCTGTGAACCCGGGAGACTCCCTCTCCGAGGCCCGCAGGCTCATCACTGAACACGCCGAGTACGGCAAGTGGGAGTTGCAGCGCAGCTGCATCTACCGCGGCGGCGCCCGACGTTTCTGGCTCCGCCGCCGCATCATGCGGGTGCGCCGCACCGCCTAG
- a CDS encoding acyl-CoA dehydrogenase family protein, which yields MDATDILTPDLLERLRGRAAGYDRDNRFFTEDLEDLRSAGYLSLFTPQDAGGAGFTIGQVVRSQRLLAAAAPATALAVNMHLVWCGVAHLLALRGDHSLDFILAGAARGELYAFGISEPGNPAVLFDSQTAAQPLGDGSYAFTGTKIFTSLSPAWTRLGIFGRDDSLPEEPRLIFGFAPRGTEGITVKDDWNTMGMRASQSCTTVLDHAVLSADRLVRSTPVGPHADPFVFAIFALFETLLSAVYTGVGDRAVELAVEAAKTRTTAGGGSGAHDPHTRWKVADAAIRMDGIHPQLESIARDLDEGVDHGSLWFPKLSSLKYRATETARSVVETAVRVAGGRSYSRGAELERLYRDVLAGMFHPSSEDSVHSSVANAWLGPVPAQDARP from the coding sequence ATGGACGCCACCGACATCCTCACCCCCGACCTCCTGGAGCGCCTGCGCGGGCGCGCCGCCGGCTATGACAGGGACAACCGCTTCTTTACCGAAGACCTCGAAGACCTGCGCAGCGCCGGCTACCTGTCCCTGTTCACCCCGCAGGATGCCGGCGGAGCCGGATTCACCATCGGGCAGGTGGTCCGGAGCCAGCGGCTGTTGGCCGCGGCTGCCCCCGCCACGGCGCTGGCCGTCAACATGCACCTCGTCTGGTGCGGGGTGGCCCACCTGCTGGCGCTGCGCGGGGACCATTCCCTGGATTTCATCCTGGCGGGCGCCGCCCGGGGCGAGCTGTACGCGTTCGGCATCTCGGAACCGGGCAATCCTGCCGTCCTGTTTGATTCTCAAACGGCGGCACAGCCCCTCGGGGACGGCTCCTATGCCTTTACCGGAACCAAGATCTTCACCAGTCTCTCGCCGGCATGGACGCGGCTGGGCATTTTTGGACGCGACGACTCCCTGCCCGAGGAGCCCCGGCTCATTTTCGGGTTCGCCCCGCGGGGGACCGAGGGGATTACCGTCAAGGACGACTGGAACACCATGGGCATGCGGGCCAGCCAGTCCTGCACCACGGTTTTGGACCATGCGGTCCTGTCGGCGGACCGGCTGGTCCGCAGCACCCCGGTGGGACCGCACGCGGATCCCTTTGTGTTCGCCATCTTTGCCCTCTTCGAAACCCTGCTGTCCGCCGTGTACACGGGTGTGGGGGACCGTGCCGTCGAGCTGGCGGTGGAAGCCGCGAAAACGCGGACGACGGCGGGAGGCGGCAGCGGTGCCCACGATCCGCACACCCGCTGGAAAGTTGCGGATGCGGCAATCCGGATGGACGGAATCCATCCGCAGCTTGAGTCCATTGCCCGCGATTTGGACGAGGGCGTCGACCATGGGAGCCTGTGGTTTCCGAAACTCTCCTCGCTGAAGTACCGGGCCACCGAAACGGCGCGGTCAGTGGTGGAGACCGCCGTGCGGGTGGCCGGCGGCAGGAGCTACTCCCGGGGCGCGGAACTGGAACGCCTCTACCGCGATGTCCTCGCCGGAATGTTCCATCCCTCGAGCGAGGATTCGGTGCATTCCTCGGTTGCCAATGCCTGGCTGGGGCCTGTCCCTGCGCAGGACGCCCGGCCCTAG
- a CDS encoding M20/M25/M40 family metallo-hydrolase — translation MSESTASESAARPTTAEDEVTRICQELIRFDTSNFGDGSGPGERAAAEYTAGLIEEAGLHADLFESAPGRASVVTRMEGSDSSLPALVVHGHLDVVPAQKQDWSVDPFSGEERDGLIWGRGAVDMKDMDAMILSVMRSMAASGVKPRRDLVFAFFADEEAGGQYGAGWAVENRRELFDGATEAISEVGGFSATIGGKRTYLLQTAEKGISWLRLAAHGRAGHGSQINTDNAVTRLARAVATIGEYPWPIELTDTTRAFLDGVTELTGVEFDPQNPDKLLAELGTVARFVGATLQNTSNPSVLKAGYKHNVIPGSAEALIDVRTLPGQEEQVLAIIRDLAGPGIDVTYEHRDVSLEVPFSGNLVDTMIGALQAEDPGAPVLPYTLSGGTDNKSLSRLGITGYGFAPLRLPEDLDFTGMFHGVDERVPVDSLKFGTRVLSRLLTSY, via the coding sequence ATGTCTGAGTCCACTGCGTCTGAGTCCGCCGCGCGCCCAACAACCGCCGAAGATGAAGTCACCCGGATCTGCCAGGAGCTCATCCGCTTTGACACCTCCAACTTCGGCGACGGATCCGGCCCGGGGGAGCGGGCAGCAGCCGAATACACAGCGGGACTGATCGAGGAGGCCGGCCTGCACGCTGACCTCTTTGAATCCGCTCCGGGCCGTGCCTCGGTGGTCACCCGGATGGAAGGCAGTGATTCCTCCTTGCCCGCCCTCGTGGTGCACGGCCATCTGGATGTGGTGCCGGCACAGAAGCAGGACTGGTCCGTTGATCCGTTCAGCGGCGAAGAACGCGACGGGCTGATCTGGGGCCGCGGTGCCGTGGATATGAAGGACATGGACGCCATGATCCTGTCGGTGATGCGCAGCATGGCGGCCTCGGGGGTTAAGCCCCGGCGCGACCTTGTCTTCGCATTTTTCGCTGACGAGGAGGCGGGCGGCCAGTATGGTGCGGGCTGGGCCGTGGAGAACCGCAGGGAACTGTTCGACGGCGCCACCGAGGCCATCTCGGAGGTCGGTGGGTTTTCGGCCACCATCGGCGGCAAACGCACCTACCTGCTGCAGACAGCGGAGAAGGGCATCTCCTGGCTGCGTCTGGCTGCCCACGGGCGGGCCGGACACGGCTCCCAGATCAACACCGACAACGCCGTCACCCGGCTGGCCCGCGCCGTCGCCACCATCGGCGAGTACCCCTGGCCCATCGAGCTCACGGACACCACCCGTGCCTTCCTGGACGGCGTGACCGAGCTGACCGGGGTCGAATTCGATCCGCAGAACCCCGACAAGCTGCTGGCGGAACTGGGCACCGTGGCCCGTTTCGTGGGTGCCACCCTGCAGAACACCTCCAACCCCTCGGTGCTCAAGGCCGGCTACAAGCACAACGTCATTCCCGGCAGCGCCGAGGCGCTCATCGATGTGCGGACCCTTCCCGGGCAGGAGGAGCAGGTCCTGGCGATCATCAGGGATCTGGCCGGTCCCGGCATCGACGTGACCTACGAGCACAGGGACGTGTCCCTGGAAGTACCGTTCAGCGGCAATCTCGTGGACACCATGATCGGGGCCCTGCAGGCCGAGGACCCCGGTGCTCCTGTCCTGCCGTACACGCTCTCCGGCGGCACCGACAACAAGTCCCTGAGCCGCCTGGGCATTACCGGCTACGGCTTCGCCCCGCTGCGCCTGCCCGAAGACCTGGATTTCACGGGCATGTTCCACGGCGTGGACGAGCGCGTGCCGGTCGATTCCCTGAAATTCGGAACCCGGGTCCTCTCCCGGCTGCTGACCAGCTACTAA
- a CDS encoding hemolysin family protein: MEGATLLNLLLVVFFVLLGGIFAGTEMALVSLRESQISRIESSGAGGRKIAELARNPNLFLSSIQIGVTLSGFFSAAYGASALAPALAPALRGLGLGPAAANALAFILLTLAVAYLSLVLGELVPKRLAMQNAERFTRLLAPPLNVFAVIMRPVIKLLSVSTDAVVRVLGGDPKVKTPPITSQELWDMVAASPVLAEDSRRILSDVFGAGDRLLQEVMRPRPEVKFLSAELTVAEARAIVHELPYSRYPVIRDSPDDVVGFIHVRDLLREDDDGGRTRARSLGDIARPILFLPGTAPVVPSLSRMRRDGSHIAVVADEYGGTDGIVTLEDLVEELVGEIYDEYDTLRDPEDRHRRIRGDLVVDGALILQEFERLTGFPLPEGQYETVGGYIMERLGRIAKPGDMVEAPGCELEVLTLSNRRIVSVRVIPESKESN, encoded by the coding sequence ATGGAAGGTGCAACGCTCCTTAACCTGCTGCTTGTGGTGTTCTTCGTCCTGCTGGGAGGCATCTTCGCCGGAACCGAGATGGCGCTGGTCTCGCTGCGGGAGAGCCAGATCAGCCGCATCGAATCATCCGGGGCCGGCGGCAGGAAGATCGCCGAGCTGGCCCGCAACCCCAACCTGTTCCTGTCATCCATCCAGATTGGCGTGACCCTCTCGGGGTTTTTCTCCGCCGCCTACGGAGCTTCCGCCCTGGCGCCCGCCCTGGCACCTGCTCTGCGCGGACTGGGTCTTGGGCCTGCTGCGGCGAATGCACTGGCCTTCATCCTGCTGACCCTGGCGGTGGCCTACCTGTCCCTGGTCCTGGGCGAGCTGGTGCCCAAGCGGCTGGCCATGCAGAACGCCGAACGCTTCACCCGGCTCCTCGCTCCGCCCCTGAACGTCTTCGCCGTCATCATGCGGCCCGTCATCAAGCTGTTGTCGGTGTCCACTGATGCCGTGGTCCGGGTCCTCGGCGGCGATCCCAAGGTTAAGACGCCCCCGATCACCTCTCAGGAGCTGTGGGACATGGTGGCAGCCAGCCCCGTCCTTGCCGAGGACAGCCGGCGCATCCTCTCCGACGTTTTCGGCGCCGGTGACCGGCTGCTGCAGGAGGTCATGCGTCCCCGTCCCGAAGTGAAGTTCCTCTCCGCCGAGCTGACGGTGGCCGAGGCCCGGGCCATCGTGCATGAGCTCCCCTACTCGAGGTACCCGGTCATCAGGGACTCACCGGACGACGTCGTCGGCTTCATCCATGTGCGGGACCTCCTGCGGGAGGACGACGACGGCGGGCGGACGCGCGCGCGGTCGCTCGGGGACATTGCCCGCCCCATCCTTTTCCTTCCGGGCACCGCGCCGGTTGTCCCCTCGCTGTCCCGCATGCGGCGGGACGGGAGCCACATCGCCGTGGTGGCGGATGAATACGGCGGCACGGACGGCATCGTCACGCTGGAGGATCTGGTGGAAGAGCTGGTCGGGGAGATCTACGACGAGTACGACACTCTGCGGGATCCTGAAGACCGGCACCGGCGGATACGCGGGGACCTGGTGGTGGACGGCGCACTGATCCTGCAGGAATTCGAACGGCTCACCGGCTTTCCGCTGCCGGAAGGACAGTACGAAACGGTGGGCGGCTACATTATGGAGAGGCTGGGCAGGATAGCCAAACCCGGCGATATGGTCGAGGCTCCCGGATGCGAGCTGGAGGTGCTCACGCTGTCAAACCGGCGCATTGTGTCCGTGCGCGTTATACCCGAATCCAAGGAATCGAACTAA